The genomic stretch TCCCTCCGCACCGcccaacgcctcgggagcacgCACGCACGAACCGTTCCCAGGCTCCCAACCGACCTGCCCCCGTCCCGCGCGTGGTCGGCGAGCCGTCCGTACTCCGTGCCGATGGGGCACACGCCACCGCAGCCGCCCACCCAAGCTGGCGCCGGGAGCTCGGGACGGCCGGGGCGCCGGGCCAGTTCCCGCAGCGCCGCCCAGCCACAGCGTACGGAGCGTGGCGTGGCCTCCCgataataaaaaaagagaaagaaagaaagaaaaagtaaaaaaaaaaagtcctaGACCCCGCCGGCCGGTTCCGCTGTTTACGCTTGGGGCGCCGGCTGTCCGCGTCCGCACGTTCGTTCCACCACTTTACCCCCGTGTTCTTGCGGAGTGCTACGTGCTACTCGTGCGGACGCGACGTCACCTGCTCCCTGTTGCGTACTACGTGTTGCACGAGTCGAAATGATCACGGGAAGGAACCACAGCTCGCAAGATCAATCAATAATGCGATATGGTGTGTAAACGACGCTGTGTGGGCGTGCcgacttcttcttccttggaagCAACGGCCGACGGCTGGCCGCGCTTTGCCAACAGGGGCGGGCCACTTTGCGAACTGGCCTCGCTTTCGTTGCCCGTTCCTTTATTCGCAGCAGAACGGAGCGCATGGCAATTTTCTCCCTATAAGAAAATGTGTTTCATGTCCCACGACAACTTTTCTCAGTTTCTCACCCAATCGCCGATCGAAACCGTTACGTGTATGGCCGTGTATAGGCTACTTGACTCGTACTTGATCTGTCGAATAATGTCATTGAAAATACTAGCAATACGGTGttcttaaaataaaataaacagcGGATAAGACCATTGAGCTAGTGCCGTGATTTCGTCGGACAAGCAAACCCCAGGCGCACGAAACGGCCGCGGCCAAGACGTGACGTCAGCCGGTCACGCGCACCACACGGCAAACGGGCGAAGGGAGGAAGCGGCCTCCGCGGCCCACTTGGCGGCCGACAGCTGGCCACCCGGACCGCGTCCTACGTGGCGGGGTGGGGTGGGCCCCGCTCCATAATTCACGCCCCCGCGTGGGCCTCGCCAGCGTTCCTTCTCCTGTTAAAAGGCCGCGTGGGCATCGCCGATCACGCGCTGCTGATCAACGGAGAAAGAGGGGGGGGGACGCGGACCTGGATGGAAgcgggcggaggccgaggcgccCACGGCCACGACCGGGAAGCCGCTGAGGGGGAGGACCCGCCGGCGATCTGCCGCGAGGTGCGCGTTCTCTGAGATCGAGCTGGGGATGGGAGCGGAGGACATGGAGAGGGAGATGATAGCTgaagtggaggaagaggaggaggtggcgtgcGAGTGCTGCGGCTTCACGGAGGAGTGCACGGCGCCGTACATCGCGGGGGTGCGGGCGCGGTACGGGGGCCGGTGGATCTGCGGCCTGTGCGGGGACGCGGTCGGCGAGGAGCTCGGCCGCGCGACCCCGCCCATCTCCCCCGCCGAGGCGCTGGACCGCCACGCCTGCGTCTGCCGCCGGggctcggcgccgccgtccccagCGGGGAGCCCCGACGACCTCATCGCCGCTCTGCGCCTGCTCCTGCGCCGCAGGCTGGGGTCCCCGCCgcacccgccggcgccgaggagggCGCGCTCCACTCCCAGCAGCCCGAGGCGCGACCCGCTCCCCACCATCGCGTCCTCCGTCGcggccgtcgccaccgccgggggcgccgggaGCTCGCTGGCAAGGACGGGGAGCTGCTTCGCCGCCCTCGTCGAATGATAAAAGCTAAGAATGAAGAATTGAAGATGCTGAGAACCAAAAGAGTGAAAAACATCAAGGAATGGTAGTCTCTTGTAGCTCCCGTTTTTCATCGTCTTTTGCAACGCACTGTAATTTTCTGCCATGCTTTTTACCTTTCTCTAGCTACCCGCAGTTAGTAGAATCCAAGCTCAATAAACATGTGTATATATGGGGAAGAGCCACAAACTATATGAGAAATGGAAGTAATTCCACGTTTTTCTCAGGTATGGATCAGTGAATGTACATTCCTGGGTTCTGAATGTTTTCTGCTTTCTTCTGTTTTTCGAACGGTATGATTTGTGTTTCTGCTTCCGCGCTTGTTGTGCTTCCGCTGAGCTCTGTTCTTGTAAAAATAAACATGCTCTGCACTCATGTAAATGACTAAATGTGATGTATCGATATGAAACACGATAATGCACTGTTTGCTTGTACGTGCAAGTCATGCCTTGTTTCCACTCTCGATTCAGAATGGTTTGTGATGGCAGGCCATTTCTGAGTCTTCGGACGGCTGGATGCATTTGGAGGAGCAAGCGATCAGTTCATCCCATTGGCTAGGCACGAGAGCACAGCGACATACGAGTAGTTTTTCGCCGCGCATGGTACACGCGGGCGAGCTCCTCTGACGTTGATGCCGCATCAATCGCCGTCCGTGCATCGCGCGTCTCGCTAGCTGCCTTGCGGCAGCCTCCATGTCCGTGCTGTCACCAATCCGTCCGTGTCCGTGCTGCAGTGCTCCATCCACTGCCATCTCGATCGTTCCTCCTGAAAAGATCTTCTAGTCAGTTTTTTTTCCCCGAGAGAGAAATCTTTTGGTTTAATTAGCGGCTAATCTGTCGGAATTAGCGGCGTTGCCGGAGGCCGAATGTTCGTGCTACGGAGTTGTCGACGTGTCGAGACGACTAGCATTTCATTAGGAAGACTTGGGGATCGTAATCGTGGTGTCCTGGCCTCCTGGGTCAGTCGTCGTGGGCGCCCATCTAAACCCTACTCGTAATCATAGTGTCATCCTCGTTACGAAAAGGCGCCGGATTCGTCGACATCCCGTCGTGTATTGCCGCGGATCCTTCCTTCTACACGTTTTGtagaatgaatgcatctctagcCATTCCTCGACCTCCATTACTGCTTCTGAGTCCGTGCAATCGTGGAGCTTACCATTAAAGCACCATGATTATTTTTTTGTCGCGTGATAAATTTGCGGTAAGACGAGAATCTTTTGCTCTAATCTTATCACTCCTGCGTGGTAACAGTGAAGGTACTGAAAGTGAGTTTGATGACCATGATTTAGTTCCCTACATATGGTGACATGCTTGGATGGATCCACATCAGCGTGGCCCCCCTAGATGATGTGGACTGAGAATCCATAACAACCAGAACAAGAGGGACGGAATAGTCCATGGCGGCGAATATTTGCCATCTTTCCTTTTTACCGAATCATGATCTGAATGGCAATACAATGATACGGGCAAGTCACTATACAAttcgagaaaaagaaaatgctCGAGCATCTCGACCATAATAAGTTTATAACGCATGCCACAAACCAATTAAGCTAATTTCATTTGACTCGGTGCATTGGGATTATTTGCTCTCGCTTTTGCAACATTTGGGATTTCCAACCAGATGGCGTGAGATGACAGCTTCCCTGCTGAGAACATCATGTTCACGTGTCCTGCTAAATGGAGTTCCTAACCAGCCAATCCGTCATGGGCGAGGATTACGCCAGGGTGACCCATTGTCACCGCTGCTGTTTTTAATTGCCATTCATCCCTTGCAAAGACTGCTCCAGCTGGCGACGGATAGAGGGATTCTTAGCAAAATGAGAGGACGAACACCAGCCATTCGAATCTCAATGTACGCCGAGGACGCGGCactcttcatcaaaccggcaaAACTAGAGGTGACCGCATTAGCTGACCTCCTCACCCTGTTCGGTCAAGCTACTGGGCTAAACACAAATTTCCAAAAATCCACGGTAGTTCCAATCTGTTGCTCAGCATACGACGTCGACGACACCACCTCAGATTTACCGGCAAAAAAGACTCATTTCCTGATTAAGTACCTCGGCCTGCCACTGACCACGACATGACTTCGCCGGGTTGACTTTCAACCCCTGGTGGATAAGACCTGGCAACAACACTGACCGTTTGCTGTTCGCAGCGGCAACCACGATCACCGTTGGTAGTGGTGCGAGAATCTCCTTCTGGGATAGCGCCTGGCTGAATGGTCTTAGGCCAAGGGAGTGGCTCCTTCCGTCTACAAAATCTCCATGAAGAAAAACAGAACGTTAAATGAGACCCTCCACCGGAATGCGTGGATCAGAGACCTCAACCTTCAACATCCAACTTTCAGTGGCAGCTTATTCACTGAATATATGCAGCTCTGGGCTTTGGTGCAGCAGACTAACCTGAGACAGGATACCCAGAATGAGATTGAGTGGAAGCTCACCAAATCAAAATACTCCGCGAGCTCAGCTTATCATGCGCAATTTTTGGGAGCCACCAGTACAAATTTTAACAAGATTATTTGGTCGGGTTTGGGTCCCTCCCAAGTGTAATTTTTTTACATGGCTAGCAATGCAAGATAGATTTTAGACAGCGGACAGGTTAAGCTCTAGAGGGTGGCAACACAATCCGGCTTGTGTACTTTACCGCCAGGTGATAGAGATAGGAAACCATCTGTATTTTGAGTGTAGATACACAAGACACGTCTGGGCGCATATGGCTTCGTAGTCGGCGGTGCCGGACATTAACCCAGGAAGCTGGGAGCGATCTTTTTCGGTCCACGAGTGGAGGATGGCCAGAGCAGTGACCCCAGGTTTGTCCCATAAGGGCTTGAGATCATTATCATTTTGATTGGTTGGTAAGTATGGAAGGAGTGAAACGTGTGTATTTTTAACCGTGTGGAGGCACCCTATCAGTGGTGACCTCTAGAATCAAAAGGACGAAACAGTTAATTGGATCAATGCGGGAGTTAAACATTGCAGTCTTGTAAATAATGCAATTTTTGTTCTGCGTAACTCTTGTAGTGTCTTAGCTTTCtagccttttctcctttttaATATATAGCGGACAGCTATCCTGCcggttcatttaaaaaaaaattcttacgGATTACGGTGGTGTACTTCTACGTTCTACTCATGGAGGCATGGTCGCATGGAGCACAAGCACGTGCTTCGTTTGGTTTGGAGTAGACGAGTGGTAGCAATCAAGTACGTACGTACCCCTGTAATCCACACTGATGTGTACTAGTAACCCGCGAGGAAGCTAGGAGACAAGTAGACCACTGCCACAGTTGCCGGGGAGCCACTAGCGTCTACTCCTGCAGAACCAACGTGTCAAACAAGGTCAAACAGTGAGCTACGTGCTACGGCTGCCTGCTGCTCACGCACCAGCCGGCAGCATACGTGCTCCTTCCGTCGTCCGGTCCCAGCAAAATGTCCCCGACTCACCTCACGGGTTTCCTGAGCCATCGCCGAGGCCCCATTCTCTAGCCGTCtaggctccggctccggcgatcTTCCCGGTCGCCTGTCCCTTTCCGCGGTCGCTGGGATCAGTAGCCGTGCGTTGGGGCCCTGGCGCGGTCGTCTCGGACAACAAATCATTGGTGGTGCCGCCTCCTGCTGTCCCGGAGCCCGGGCCAATCGCCGTCTCTCCAGAGTAGGTTTCCGATCAACTGGCGAGGCTCTCCAGCATGTGCAGCCGCTTCTCACTGCTCCTGCTGCAATAGGATTCTGAATCGGAGCTCGAGGCCCCTTTCCAAGACGACAGCACGGCTGTGCTGCCTGAGCGGCCGTTCGGAATTTGGTTACAGGGATTGGGGTTCACATTTAACCACTCGGCGCCTACTACACGAAAACATGCAGAGGGGACGGGTGCCTTTCAGTGAGGTTGGGAGCTAGGCGTGCGCATCGGGCGCCCTGTTTGGTGACCGCAACCGTTGCGGCGAGTCGGCGACCGATCCATCCGCTGCTCACCCACCCGTCGACCGTCGTGGCGCAGCGGGGCGAGCCGTGCATGCCAATAATTGGGGCTAGATAAGAATAGAACCTCCAGGACGCT from Setaria italica strain Yugu1 chromosome II, Setaria_italica_v2.0, whole genome shotgun sequence encodes the following:
- the LOC101757381 gene encoding uncharacterized protein LOC101757381; protein product: MGAEDMEREMIAEVEEEEEVACECCGFTEECTAPYIAGVRARYGGRWICGLCGDAVGEELGRATPPISPAEALDRHACVCRRGSAPPSPAGSPDDLIAALRLLLRRRLGSPPHPPAPRRARSTPSSPRRDPLPTIASSVAAVATAGGAGSSLARTGSCFAALVE